A genomic window from Sebastes fasciatus isolate fSebFas1 chromosome 7, fSebFas1.pri, whole genome shotgun sequence includes:
- the slc6a4a gene encoding solute carrier family 6 member 4a produces the protein METKDMMLTSMLTMDKGENEGEREKGREEAGDGEEETQQENGRLVLADGLAERGPKSLTSGSGQQVSNGFTTSTPQSPRDGPGTAACSGGTASGPGGGTGSSVPLGGLRTLVVQQTSLDKPRETWSKKMDFLLSVIGYAVDLGNVWRFPYICYQNGGGAFLLPYLLMAVFGGVPLFYMELALGQFHRSGCISIWKHICPIFKGIGFAICIIALYIAFYYNTIMAWALYYLISSFRPTLPWTTCTNSWNTPNCNLYMSSDHNVSWSNSSTSPAEEFYTRQVLQVHRSPGLHQLGSVSWQLALCLLFIFIIVYFTIWKGVKTSGKVVWVTATFPYLVLLVLLVRGATLPGAWRGVIFYLKPDWQKLLSTTVWIDAAAQIFFSLGPGFGVLLAFASYNPFHNNCYKDALITSSVNCLTSFLSGFVIFTVLGYMAEMRKQDVDVVAKDAGPSLLFIIYAEAIANMPAATFFSIIFFLMIIMLGLDSTFAGLEGVITAMLDEFPHLLAKRREWFVFGLVCVCYLGALSTLTYGGAFVVKLFEEYATGPAVITVVLLEVIAVSWFYGTNRFCNDIQLMLGFYPGCFWRICWVAICPIFLLFIIISFLAFPPEVRLFNYHYPPWTTVLGYCIGVSSFICVPVYMIYHLLTTKGTFKQRLLKSITPEPSCGQHRDFIVTNAV, from the exons ATGGAGACAAAAGATATGATGCTGACGAGCATGTTGACAATGGACAAAGGAGAgaatgagggagagagggagaaagggagagaggaggcgggggacggagaggaggagacacagCAGGAAAATGGTAGACTGGTGCTGGCTGATGGTCTTGCAGAGAGAGGACCCAAGAGCCTGACCTCCGGCTCCGGACAGCAAGTGTCCAATGGCTTCACCACCTCCACCCCTCAAAGCCCAAGGGATGGACCAGGGACCGCAGCGTGCTCTGGAGGAACAGCCTCTGGGCCTGGAGGAGGCACCGGGTCCTCAGTGCCGCTGGGAGGCCTCAGGACTTTGGTGGTCCAACAAACCAGCTTGGACAAGCCCAGAGAGACCTGGAGCAAGAAGATGGACTTCTTGCTCTCTGTGATCGGCTACGCTGTGGACCTGGGAAATGTCTGGCGCTTCCCTTACATCTGCTACCAaaatggaggag GTGCCTTTTTGCTGCCCTACCTGTTGATGGCGGTGTTCGGAGGCGTCCCTCTCTTCTACATGGAGCTGGCTCTCGGCCAGTTCCACCGCAGCGGCTGCATCTCCATCTGGAAGCACATCTGCCCCATCTTCAAAg GGATCGGCTTTGCCATCTGCATCATAGCCCTCTACATAGCCTTCTACTACAACACCATCATGGCCTGGGCCTTGTACTATCTAATATCATCATTTCGTCCCACCCTGCCGTGGACCACCTGCACCAACAGCTGGAACACACCCAACTGCAACCTTTACATGTCCAGCGACCACAACGTGTCGTGGTCGaactcctccacctcccccgcCGAGGAGTTCTATAC TCGCCAGGTGTTGCAGGTCCACCGCTCCCCAGGTCTGCACCAGCTGGGCTCTGTCAGCTGGCAGCTGGCCCTCTGCctgctcttcatcttcatcatcgtcTACTTCACCATCTGGAAAGGAGTCAAGACGTCTGGAAAG GTCGTTTGGGTGACTGCTACCTTTCCCTACCTGGTCCTCCTGGTGCTGCTCGTCCGTGGGGCCACTCTGCCAGGGGCCTGGAGGGGCGTGATCTTCTATCTCAAACCTGATTGGCAGAAACTACTAAGCACTACA GTGTGGATTGATGCAGCAGCTCAGATCTTCTTCTCGCTGGGTCCGGGGTTCGGCGTGCTTCTTGCCTTCGCCAGCTACAACCCGTTTCACAACAACTGCTACAA AGATGCTTTGATCACCAGCTCTGTGAACTGTCTGACCAGCTTTCTGTCCGGCTTCGTCATCTTTACCGTGCTGGGCTATATGGCTGAGATGAGGAAGCAGGATGTGGATGTTGTGGCCAAGGATGCTG GTCCCAGTCTGCTGTTCATCATTTATGCAGAAGCCATAGCAAATATGCCTGCTGCTACTTTCTTTTCCATCATCTTCTTCCTCATGATCATTATGTTGGGTCTGGATAGCACG TTTGCAGGGTTGGAGGGGGTTATCACAGCCATGCTAGATGAGTTCCCTCATCTCCTGGCCAAGAGACGAGAGTGGTTTGTCTTCGGCCTGGTGTGCGTCTGCTACCTCGGGGCTCTCTCCACACTCACATAT GGAGGAGCGTTTGTGGTGAAGCTGTTTGAGGAGTACGCTACCGGACCTGCAGTCATCACTGTGGTCCTGCTTGAAGTCATCGCCGTTTCCTGGTTTTACG gtaCCAACCGTTTCTGCAATGACATCCAGCTCATGCTTGGTTTCTACCCGGGTTGTTTCTGGAGGATCTGCTGGGTGGCCATCTGCCCCATCTTTCTGCTG ttcatcatcatcagtttCCTGGCGTTCCCTCCGGAGGTCAGGTTGTTCAACTACCACTACCCGCCATGGACCACTGTCCTGGGCTACTGCATCGGGGTGTCTTCATTCATATGCGTGCCTGTTTATATGATCTACCACTTGCTCACTACCAAGGGAACATTCAAACAG cgtCTATTAAAGAGTATCACTCCAGAGCCCAGCTGTGGCCAACACAGAGACTTCATTGTCACCAACGCAGTCTGA